One window of the Candidatus Microbacterium colombiense genome contains the following:
- a CDS encoding ADP-dependent glucokinase/phosphofructokinase — translation MIDDARRKLVLGLGGTVDYELRWDSAVLDRLAFEHRVRRHELTATAPIVDERTLLLTVLTFVAAGVGAERFVASSDIVERFAAHFDREVTLGGTGVRAGLVLDSLGIPSVQHLVSIDDNVRRLLPAGITVVSSAEHDTLDPHLIVQYPVGARVRLLDGDIVSSSANRLIFANDPPNREMRLAADLGDALSTAGVFLVSGFNTMQDHALLEQRLDELVRAMDRLPAGALVFYEDAGFYTRAFAETVRRRLLARIDVYSLNEDELQEYLARSVDLLDPDDVLRALGEIRALIPVPALVIHTRYWALAVGAESARHRAALESAVRVAATRYRLGDGFTAADAEATATMGRHRRGAALVAAVESLASDAVGVAAFSLDVTAPTTIGLGDTFVGGFLAAHAQIGEEL, via the coding sequence ATGATCGACGACGCGCGCAGGAAGCTCGTGCTCGGGCTCGGAGGAACGGTCGACTACGAACTGCGGTGGGATTCCGCGGTGCTCGACCGGCTCGCCTTCGAGCACCGCGTGCGGCGGCACGAGCTGACCGCGACGGCGCCCATCGTGGATGAGCGGACCCTGCTGCTCACCGTCCTCACCTTCGTCGCCGCGGGCGTCGGAGCGGAGCGGTTCGTCGCGTCGTCGGACATCGTCGAACGCTTCGCGGCTCATTTCGACCGCGAGGTGACCCTCGGCGGGACCGGCGTGCGGGCCGGTCTCGTGCTCGACAGCCTCGGCATCCCGAGCGTGCAGCACCTCGTCAGCATCGACGACAACGTACGGCGCCTGCTGCCGGCGGGGATCACCGTCGTCTCGTCGGCGGAGCACGACACGTTGGATCCGCATCTCATCGTGCAGTATCCGGTGGGGGCGCGCGTGCGGTTGCTGGACGGTGACATCGTCTCGTCGAGCGCGAACCGCTTGATCTTCGCGAACGATCCTCCCAACCGTGAGATGCGTCTTGCCGCGGATCTCGGTGACGCACTGAGCACGGCCGGGGTCTTCCTCGTGTCGGGCTTCAACACGATGCAGGATCATGCGCTGCTCGAGCAGCGTCTGGATGAGTTGGTGCGGGCGATGGATCGTCTGCCGGCCGGCGCACTGGTGTTCTACGAGGATGCCGGCTTCTACACACGGGCGTTCGCCGAGACCGTGCGGCGGCGGCTGTTGGCGCGCATCGACGTGTACAGCCTGAACGAGGATGAACTCCAGGAGTACCTCGCGCGCTCGGTGGACCTGCTCGACCCGGACGACGTTCTGCGGGCGCTCGGGGAGATCCGGGCGCTCATCCCGGTTCCGGCGCTCGTGATCCACACCCGCTACTGGGCCCTCGCGGTCGGTGCCGAGAGCGCCCGGCACCGCGCGGCGCTCGAGAGCGCGGTGCGGGTGGCGGCCACCCGCTACCGGCTGGGCGACGGTTTCACGGCGGCCGATGCCGAAGCGACCGCGACGATGGGCCGGCACCGCAGGGGAGCGGCACTGGTCGCGGCCGTGGAGAGCCTCGCATCGGATGCCGTCGGCGTCGCGGCGTTCTCGCTCGACGTCACCGCTCCCACCACGATCGGCCTCGGGGACACCTTCGTCGGCGGATTCCTCGCCGCGCACGCTCAGATTGGAGAAGAACTGTGA
- a CDS encoding carbohydrate ABC transporter permease, translating into MALTARNQQRVAKTGLTIGLLIGAVFAAGPVLWMLSSSFKSNTQIFELPPRLITDTFSFDAYVAIFTNPETMRFFLNSYVVAGSVTILTLIVAIQAAYAFSRFDFRGKRILNVVIVSVQAVPPITLLIPYFGLMVALGLYNSYLGLILTYMVFTLPYAIIMMTGYFNTLPKELDEAVRVDGAGSMTALWRILVPISVPGIVSVGIYTFMIAWNEYLFALTLTRTIDMRTVPIGIQLLMGQHSYEWNQIMAMSVLGSIPVLILFLFFQRYFISGLTAGSVKS; encoded by the coding sequence ATGGCTCTCACCGCCAGGAATCAGCAGCGCGTGGCCAAGACGGGCCTCACGATCGGCCTGCTCATCGGTGCCGTCTTCGCCGCAGGGCCCGTGCTGTGGATGCTGTCGAGCTCGTTCAAGTCGAACACGCAGATCTTCGAGCTGCCGCCGCGCCTGATCACCGACACGTTCTCGTTCGACGCCTACGTCGCGATCTTCACGAACCCCGAGACCATGAGGTTCTTCCTCAACAGCTACGTCGTGGCGGGTTCGGTGACGATCCTGACGTTGATCGTGGCGATCCAGGCGGCGTACGCGTTCAGCCGGTTCGATTTCCGCGGCAAGCGCATCCTGAACGTCGTGATCGTGAGCGTGCAGGCCGTACCGCCGATCACGCTGCTCATCCCGTACTTCGGACTCATGGTGGCCCTGGGGCTCTACAACTCGTATCTCGGGCTGATCCTCACCTACATGGTGTTCACGCTGCCCTACGCGATCATCATGATGACCGGGTACTTCAACACCCTGCCGAAGGAGCTCGACGAGGCGGTCCGCGTCGATGGCGCCGGTTCCATGACCGCGCTGTGGCGGATCCTCGTGCCGATCTCGGTGCCCGGCATCGTCTCGGTCGGCATCTACACGTTCATGATCGCGTGGAACGAGTACCTGTTCGCGCTGACGCTGACGCGCACGATCGACATGCGCACGGTGCCGATCGGCATCCAACTGCTCATGGGCCAGCACTCCTACGAGTGGAACCAGATCATGGCCATGAGCGTGCTCGGCTCGATCCCCGTGCTCATCCTCTTCCTCTTCTTCCAGCGGTACTTCATCAGCGGCCTCACCGCCGGGTCCGTGAAGAGCTGA
- a CDS encoding YciI family protein has translation MKYMLIMRATDEAVEAYKDVPFEQVIEAMGKYNESMIKAGVLAAGEGLTDAAEGFVVDFSAETPLITDGPYGETKELFNGFWILEVSSREEAAEWASRAPLGPGSFLEVRRVTDMSDFPADNEWIEKQAGWRDEAAQRAQQ, from the coding sequence ATGAAGTACATGCTGATCATGCGCGCGACCGACGAAGCCGTCGAGGCCTACAAGGACGTGCCGTTCGAGCAGGTCATCGAGGCCATGGGCAAGTACAACGAGTCCATGATCAAGGCCGGCGTGCTGGCGGCGGGCGAAGGCCTGACCGATGCGGCCGAGGGTTTCGTCGTCGATTTCAGTGCCGAGACGCCCCTGATCACCGACGGCCCCTACGGTGAGACCAAGGAACTGTTCAACGGCTTCTGGATCCTCGAGGTCTCCAGCCGTGAAGAGGCGGCGGAGTGGGCGAGCCGCGCACCCCTCGGACCCGGGTCCTTCCTCGAGGTGCGCCGCGTGACCGACATGTCGGACTTCCCCGCCGACAACGAGTGGATCGAGAAGCAGGCGGGCTGGCGCGACGAGGCCGCCCAGCGCGCTCAGCAGTGA
- a CDS encoding DNA alkylation repair protein codes for MPSHELARRIRLALIDAADPALAPAQQSYMKSAMPFHGVRVPIVRRLVSTQTKGVTDPTLLRDAALLLWRDATHREERYAATALTALRPLRARLDMLPVHEEMIRTGAWWDHVDEIAHRLAETLDAHPGEMTPLLRGWSRDDDMWIRRASIISQLGRRGATDRDLLTVVIDANAAEREFFIRKAIGWALRELARIDPGWVRTFVDARDLSPLSRREALKHLGS; via the coding sequence GTGCCTTCTCACGAGCTCGCGCGGCGTATCCGTCTCGCCCTCATCGATGCCGCCGATCCCGCCCTCGCACCCGCGCAGCAGTCGTACATGAAGTCCGCGATGCCGTTCCACGGGGTTCGGGTGCCGATCGTGCGACGGCTGGTCTCGACGCAGACGAAGGGCGTGACCGATCCCACGCTGCTCCGTGACGCCGCGCTTCTCCTCTGGCGCGATGCCACCCACCGCGAGGAACGCTATGCCGCGACCGCACTCACCGCACTGCGTCCCCTGCGCGCACGTCTCGACATGCTCCCTGTCCACGAGGAGATGATCCGCACCGGGGCGTGGTGGGATCACGTCGACGAGATCGCGCACCGGCTCGCGGAGACGCTCGATGCTCACCCGGGCGAGATGACTCCCCTGTTGCGCGGCTGGTCTCGCGATGACGACATGTGGATCCGCCGCGCCAGCATCATCTCGCAGCTCGGCCGGCGGGGGGCGACCGACCGCGACCTGCTCACCGTCGTGATCGACGCGAACGCGGCGGAGCGCGAGTTCTTCATCCGCAAGGCCATCGGCTGGGCACTGCGCGAGCTGGCACGGATCGACCCCGGGTGGGTACGCACCTTCGTGGACGCCCGCGACCTGTCACCGCTCTCCCGCCGGGAGGCGCTGAAGCACCTCGGATCCTGA
- a CDS encoding DUF3817 domain-containing protein, with product MPEPKVASFPAIRGALKFYQIASIITGVMLLLLVAEMVLKYTPIHLELFVGGSGGALWFAPVVEGPEGLESTGDGLNVSLSILVAHGWFYVVYLFACFRMWSLMRWPFVRFILLALGGVIPLLSFIMEAIVARDVKAYLATREAAEASTPAPEGVR from the coding sequence ATGCCCGAACCGAAAGTCGCCAGCTTTCCGGCGATCCGCGGTGCGCTGAAGTTCTACCAGATCGCGTCGATCATCACCGGAGTCATGCTGCTCCTGCTGGTCGCCGAGATGGTGCTGAAGTACACGCCGATCCACCTCGAGCTCTTCGTGGGAGGTTCCGGCGGAGCGCTCTGGTTCGCCCCGGTCGTCGAGGGCCCGGAGGGGCTCGAATCGACGGGCGACGGCCTCAACGTGTCGCTCTCGATCCTCGTCGCCCACGGCTGGTTCTACGTCGTGTACCTCTTCGCGTGCTTCCGCATGTGGAGCCTGATGCGCTGGCCGTTCGTGCGCTTCATCCTGCTCGCACTCGGCGGCGTCATCCCGCTGCTGTCCTTCATCATGGAGGCCATCGTCGCCCGCGACGTCAAGGCCTACCTCGCCACCAGAGAGGCCGCCGAGGCCTCCACCCCCGCCCCGGAAGGTGTCCGTTGA
- a CDS encoding sugar ABC transporter substrate-binding protein yields MITVGRGRRILKLAGAATAAVTVLAVAGCSAGGSGTDGSDGGDVTIEFAQWWEPELPDGEFRALIDEFEDANPGITVKLVSGPYASTKEQLFAGAASGTMPDVVGLDGAWVNDFASQGTIADLSALMKEYDYDDSELASQIQVDGSTYMIPVVNFVYPMFTNDDLLAQAGVDAPPSTRSEFADAAAKVSALGGDVSGWVLPLSLEAPNGVQNDVMSWVWASGGSMLKDGQPDLTNDDVTSAVKYIGDLWDDGVIASGSFTMKEQDKVEEFTNGRAGMMIDSLAHINLIRETNPDLKFSISAIPAEDGYDGERGIPYASWGIGVAENSEHKEAAFKLVSFLMSEQTNSELSTMAKAFPGNSKSVPDFVNDDELFKTAFDIYQAGYPANEFTGLPVAEELMRQLGEQLQSAFDGQQSIDDALKKAQESWVAEF; encoded by the coding sequence ATGATCACAGTGGGGCGAGGGCGACGCATTCTGAAGCTCGCCGGCGCAGCAACAGCAGCCGTGACGGTCCTGGCGGTGGCGGGATGCTCGGCCGGTGGCAGCGGAACCGATGGATCCGATGGCGGAGACGTCACCATCGAGTTCGCGCAGTGGTGGGAACCGGAGCTGCCGGACGGCGAGTTCCGGGCGCTCATCGATGAATTCGAGGATGCGAATCCCGGCATCACCGTCAAGCTCGTGAGCGGACCGTATGCGTCGACCAAGGAGCAGCTCTTCGCGGGCGCGGCATCGGGCACCATGCCTGACGTCGTCGGTCTCGACGGTGCGTGGGTGAACGATTTCGCGTCGCAGGGCACGATCGCGGACCTGAGCGCGCTCATGAAGGAGTACGACTACGACGACAGCGAGCTGGCCAGCCAGATCCAGGTCGATGGCAGCACGTACATGATCCCGGTGGTGAACTTCGTCTACCCGATGTTCACCAATGACGACCTGCTCGCGCAGGCCGGTGTCGATGCACCTCCGTCGACGCGCAGTGAGTTCGCGGATGCCGCGGCGAAGGTCTCCGCTCTCGGCGGCGACGTCTCCGGCTGGGTCCTGCCGCTGTCGCTCGAGGCGCCGAACGGCGTGCAGAACGACGTCATGTCGTGGGTCTGGGCCTCGGGCGGTTCGATGCTCAAGGACGGCCAGCCCGACCTCACGAACGACGACGTCACGTCGGCGGTCAAGTACATCGGCGACCTGTGGGATGACGGCGTCATCGCGTCCGGCTCGTTCACGATGAAGGAGCAGGACAAGGTCGAGGAGTTCACCAACGGCCGCGCCGGAATGATGATCGACTCGCTCGCGCACATCAACCTGATCCGCGAGACGAACCCCGACCTGAAGTTCTCGATCTCGGCCATCCCGGCTGAGGACGGCTACGACGGCGAACGCGGCATCCCCTACGCCTCGTGGGGCATCGGCGTCGCCGAGAACTCCGAGCACAAGGAGGCCGCCTTCAAACTGGTGTCGTTCCTGATGAGCGAGCAGACGAACTCCGAGCTCTCGACGATGGCGAAGGCCTTCCCGGGCAACTCGAAGTCGGTGCCGGACTTCGTGAACGACGACGAGCTGTTCAAGACGGCGTTCGACATCTATCAGGCGGGATATCCGGCGAACGAGTTCACCGGTCTGCCTGTCGCGGAGGAGCTGATGCGTCAGCTCGGAGAGCAGCTGCAGTCCGCGTTCGACGGTCAGCAGTCGATCGACGACGCTCTCAAGAAGGCGCAGGAATCCTGGGTGGCGGAGTTCTGA
- a CDS encoding glycosyltransferase, translating into MLPDAASGLPDAEYLVLSSRLIPGLDGGYTIATLARARQLAGAGVAEGAGPQLLTFDPGTIEAHAEHRETFRQRGAVADPARMRNLFDEARADGGGAAEWLLAAADPDLAARDGIEYRTIADAAGRPFVALPVISGDPDWHLSREAVQVYDVEGVVVGGVAGFGGLYLAWLEHVASGLGERPIVVICESRQLGELIASWADPRVRIIHTIHTIHLEAPYTADAPMNALWTRWLGLAGRFDAVVWPTATQRADVVARFGAGVHHAVVPNPIPAVTRRDDLREHGLVVVLGRLAPGKRVEQAIRAFVAADVPSTRMEIWGGGPEQERLATVIRELDAENRVVLAGYTDDPGRVLDRAGVVVTATAFEGQPLSIVEALLHGAPVVAYDARYGIRDVLEQGGGVLVPGGDVEALGAALRRVLVDGELRTRLSEEGPAAAAAWSPERSLAALTAVITDVMAHPSRRA; encoded by the coding sequence ATGCTCCCCGATGCGGCGTCTGGTCTTCCCGACGCCGAGTACCTCGTCCTGTCGAGCCGGTTGATCCCGGGTCTCGACGGCGGGTACACGATCGCGACGCTCGCGCGCGCCAGGCAGCTCGCCGGGGCCGGTGTCGCCGAAGGGGCAGGTCCCCAGCTGCTGACCTTCGACCCTGGAACGATCGAGGCTCATGCCGAGCACCGCGAGACCTTCCGGCAGCGCGGTGCCGTGGCCGATCCCGCGCGGATGCGCAATCTGTTCGATGAGGCGCGAGCCGACGGGGGCGGGGCAGCCGAGTGGCTGCTCGCGGCCGCAGACCCGGACCTCGCCGCGCGTGACGGTATCGAGTACCGCACGATCGCCGATGCGGCCGGGCGGCCGTTCGTCGCGCTTCCGGTCATCTCCGGCGACCCCGATTGGCACCTGAGCCGTGAGGCCGTGCAGGTCTACGACGTCGAGGGTGTGGTGGTCGGGGGAGTGGCCGGCTTCGGTGGGCTCTACCTCGCGTGGCTGGAACATGTCGCGTCCGGTCTCGGTGAGCGCCCGATCGTCGTGATCTGCGAGTCGCGCCAGCTCGGCGAGCTCATCGCCTCCTGGGCCGACCCGCGGGTGCGCATCATCCACACGATCCACACGATCCATCTGGAAGCGCCGTACACCGCCGACGCGCCCATGAACGCCCTCTGGACCCGTTGGCTGGGCCTCGCCGGTCGCTTCGACGCGGTGGTGTGGCCGACGGCGACCCAGCGCGCCGACGTCGTCGCGCGTTTCGGCGCGGGTGTTCACCATGCCGTCGTACCCAACCCGATCCCCGCCGTCACGCGACGTGACGACCTGCGGGAACACGGGCTCGTCGTCGTGCTCGGGCGGCTCGCGCCGGGCAAGCGGGTGGAGCAGGCGATCCGTGCCTTCGTCGCCGCAGACGTACCAAGCACGCGGATGGAGATCTGGGGCGGTGGTCCAGAGCAGGAACGCCTGGCCACGGTGATCCGGGAGCTGGATGCGGAGAACCGCGTCGTACTCGCCGGGTACACCGATGACCCCGGACGCGTGCTCGATCGTGCGGGCGTCGTGGTGACGGCGACCGCGTTCGAGGGGCAACCGCTGTCGATCGTCGAGGCGCTCCTGCACGGAGCCCCCGTCGTGGCCTACGACGCGCGCTACGGCATCCGTGACGTGCTGGAGCAGGGCGGGGGAGTGCTCGTGCCCGGCGGCGACGTCGAGGCGCTGGGCGCGGCGCTGCGACGCGTGCTCGTCGATGGCGAGCTGCGCACCCGGCTGAGCGAGGAAGGACCCGCTGCGGCGGCCGCCTGGAGCCCGGAGCGTTCGCTGGCCGCACTCACCGCGGTGATCACCGACGTCATGGCGCACCCGTCGCGTCGCGCCTGA
- a CDS encoding carbohydrate kinase translates to MNPIVLTSNRPAERFYRGGARISAFRSEPSSAPREPEDWVGSTTTVRGEESLGLSVLPDGRLLRDAVAADPVAWLGAAHAHRWGADVRLLVKILDAGQRLPVHAHPHDDFAASHLGRAHGKAEAWYILEGGTVHVGLRDDVQAEALAELVERQDVDALLGLLHTIEVVPGDVVWVPPGELHAIGAGVLLLELQQPEDLSILLEWEGFAIDGAAEGHLGLGFELALTAVNTGGRTAEEMRGLVLPAPASGSAFPSAADEYFRLDRVPVDGAVTIEEGFAVVVVASGSVEVGDDRLGSGATLLVPASAGTLTASGRAELLIARPPAA, encoded by the coding sequence GTGAACCCGATCGTGCTGACATCCAATCGACCTGCTGAGCGCTTCTATCGCGGGGGAGCACGCATCAGCGCGTTCCGTTCGGAGCCGTCCTCGGCCCCGCGTGAGCCCGAGGACTGGGTCGGATCGACGACGACGGTGCGCGGGGAGGAATCCCTCGGACTGAGTGTGCTGCCCGACGGCCGGCTGCTGCGGGATGCGGTGGCTGCCGATCCGGTGGCCTGGCTGGGCGCGGCTCACGCGCATCGCTGGGGTGCCGATGTGCGGCTGCTGGTGAAGATCCTCGACGCCGGGCAGCGACTGCCCGTGCACGCGCATCCGCACGACGACTTCGCCGCCTCGCACCTCGGTCGCGCGCACGGCAAAGCCGAGGCCTGGTACATCCTCGAGGGCGGCACGGTGCACGTCGGACTGCGTGATGATGTGCAGGCGGAGGCACTTGCCGAGCTCGTCGAGCGGCAGGACGTCGATGCGCTTCTGGGTCTGCTCCACACGATCGAGGTGGTCCCCGGTGACGTCGTGTGGGTGCCGCCGGGCGAGTTGCATGCGATCGGCGCCGGGGTGCTGCTGCTCGAGCTGCAGCAGCCGGAGGATCTGTCGATCCTGCTCGAGTGGGAGGGCTTCGCGATCGACGGTGCCGCCGAGGGGCACCTCGGGCTGGGGTTCGAGCTCGCCCTCACCGCAGTGAACACCGGCGGCCGCACGGCCGAGGAGATGCGTGGTCTCGTGCTGCCCGCTCCGGCATCGGGCTCCGCGTTCCCGAGCGCGGCAGACGAGTACTTCCGTCTCGACCGCGTTCCCGTCGACGGAGCAGTCACGATCGAGGAGGGATTCGCCGTCGTGGTCGTGGCCAGCGGGTCCGTCGAGGTCGGCGACGATCGCCTGGGATCCGGGGCGACTCTCCTCGTTCCTGCGAGCGCGGGGACGCTCACCGCGAGCGGCCGCGCCGAGTTGCTGATCGCCCGCCCGCCCGCCGCGTGA
- the guaA gene encoding glutamine-hydrolyzing GMP synthase, producing the protein MTEQSETQQRPALVVDFGAQYAQLIARRVREAGVYSEIVPHTATAAEIAAKNPVAIILSGGPSSVYEEGAPRLDPAVFDLGVPTLGICYGFQYMAQTLGGEVANTGLREYGATDAVITGDGGTLLGGQPAEQNVWMSHGDQVAKAPEGFDVLATTDATKVAAFANAERGFYGVQWHPEVKHSDHGQRVIENFLHKGAGLASDWNSGNVISEQIERIREQVGDARVISALSGGVDSAVSTALVHKAIGDQLTAVFVDHGLLRKGEREQVEQDYVESTGVRLITVDAADTFLGHLQGVTDPEEKRKIIGREFIRAFEKVQLDLVAEAKASGGAPVKFLVQGTLYPDVVESGGGAGTANIKSHHNVGGLPDDLDFELIEPLRALFKDEVRAIGRELGIPEAIVGRQPFPGPGLGIRIIGEVTADRLEILREADAIAREELTKAGLDQEIWQCPVVLLADVRSVGVQGDGRTYGHPIVLRPVSSEDAMTADWTRLPYDVLSKISNRITNGVRDVNRVVLDVTSKPPGTIEWE; encoded by the coding sequence TTGACCGAACAGTCCGAGACCCAGCAGCGCCCCGCGCTCGTCGTCGACTTCGGCGCACAGTACGCGCAGCTGATCGCCCGTCGTGTCCGCGAGGCGGGTGTGTACAGCGAGATCGTGCCGCACACCGCGACCGCCGCAGAGATCGCGGCCAAGAACCCCGTCGCGATCATCCTGTCCGGCGGTCCGTCGTCGGTCTACGAGGAGGGCGCCCCGCGCCTGGATCCCGCGGTCTTCGATCTCGGCGTCCCCACGCTCGGCATCTGCTACGGCTTCCAGTACATGGCCCAGACGCTCGGCGGCGAGGTCGCGAACACCGGCCTGCGCGAATACGGCGCGACGGATGCCGTGATCACCGGCGACGGCGGAACCCTGCTGGGCGGACAGCCCGCGGAGCAGAACGTGTGGATGAGCCATGGCGACCAGGTCGCCAAGGCGCCGGAGGGCTTCGACGTGCTCGCCACGACCGACGCCACCAAGGTCGCAGCCTTCGCGAACGCGGAGCGCGGCTTCTACGGCGTGCAGTGGCACCCCGAGGTCAAGCACTCCGACCACGGTCAGCGTGTGATCGAGAACTTCCTGCACAAGGGTGCGGGCCTCGCCTCCGACTGGAACAGCGGCAACGTGATCTCCGAGCAGATCGAGCGCATCCGCGAGCAGGTCGGCGACGCACGGGTCATCTCCGCTCTCTCCGGCGGCGTCGACTCCGCCGTGTCCACCGCTCTGGTGCACAAGGCGATCGGCGACCAGCTCACGGCGGTCTTCGTCGACCACGGGCTCCTCCGAAAGGGCGAGCGCGAGCAGGTCGAGCAGGACTACGTCGAATCCACCGGTGTGCGGCTCATCACGGTCGACGCGGCCGACACGTTCCTCGGCCACCTCCAGGGTGTGACCGACCCCGAGGAGAAGCGCAAGATCATCGGCCGTGAGTTCATCCGCGCATTCGAGAAGGTGCAGCTCGACCTCGTCGCCGAGGCCAAGGCCTCGGGCGGAGCGCCGGTGAAGTTCCTCGTGCAGGGCACGCTGTACCCCGACGTCGTCGAATCCGGCGGAGGCGCGGGAACCGCGAACATCAAGTCGCACCACAACGTGGGTGGCCTTCCCGACGACCTCGACTTCGAGTTGATCGAGCCGCTGCGCGCTCTGTTCAAGGACGAGGTCCGTGCGATCGGTCGCGAGCTCGGCATCCCCGAGGCGATCGTCGGACGGCAGCCGTTTCCGGGGCCCGGTCTCGGCATCCGGATCATCGGTGAGGTCACCGCTGACCGTCTCGAGATTCTGCGTGAGGCCGACGCCATCGCCCGCGAAGAGCTGACGAAGGCGGGGCTCGACCAGGAGATCTGGCAGTGCCCGGTCGTGCTGCTCGCCGACGTGCGCTCGGTGGGCGTGCAGGGCGACGGCCGCACCTACGGCCACCCGATCGTGCTGCGTCCGGTGTCGAGTGAAGACGCCATGACGGCGGACTGGACGCGTCTGCCGTACGACGTGCTGTCGAAGATCTCGAACCGCATCACCAACGGTGTCCGCGACGTCAACCGCGTCGTGCTCGACGTCACGTCGAAGCCGCCGGGAACGATCGAGTGGGAGTAG
- a CDS encoding sugar ABC transporter permease: MSLRTSDDTEVIVTGVPHSRRRRQLRKTTESYAFLSPTIILLFVLMIVPIVMVIGYSFQDNVILNKSPEFVGIANYVEILGDPRFWKATGNTVLFTVASVVAHLVLGLTFAMMLNSPLLGRFSRSIFRALYILPWLFTVAVIAVLWRMLLAPNGVINFLLNTDIEWLASPQLALGTIIFINIWAGYPFFMVSLLAGLQGVPTELQEAATVDGANSVQRFWNVTIPQLRPIIVSLVLLDLIWTSQQFALIWMTTGGGPIDVTEVLSTFTYKLAFAKYDFSLAATSAVLVLLMSMVLAVFYVRHQKARD, translated from the coding sequence ATGAGCTTGAGAACGTCCGACGACACCGAGGTGATCGTCACCGGAGTGCCGCACTCACGGCGCCGCCGGCAGCTGCGCAAGACCACCGAGTCGTACGCCTTCCTGTCGCCCACGATCATCCTGCTGTTCGTGCTGATGATCGTCCCGATCGTGATGGTGATCGGCTACTCGTTCCAGGACAACGTGATCCTGAACAAGTCGCCCGAGTTCGTCGGCATCGCCAACTACGTCGAGATCCTGGGAGACCCGCGCTTCTGGAAGGCGACCGGCAACACGGTCCTCTTCACGGTGGCGAGCGTGGTCGCGCATTTGGTGCTCGGGCTCACGTTCGCGATGATGCTCAACAGCCCGCTGCTCGGCCGATTCTCACGCTCGATCTTCCGGGCGTTGTACATCCTCCCGTGGCTCTTCACCGTCGCGGTCATCGCGGTGTTGTGGCGCATGCTGCTCGCCCCGAACGGCGTGATCAACTTCCTGCTCAACACCGACATCGAGTGGCTGGCCTCGCCGCAACTCGCCCTCGGGACCATCATCTTCATCAACATCTGGGCCGGCTACCCGTTCTTCATGGTCAGCCTGCTCGCCGGGCTCCAGGGTGTGCCGACCGAGCTGCAGGAAGCCGCGACGGTCGACGGTGCCAACAGCGTGCAGCGCTTCTGGAACGTCACGATCCCGCAGCTGCGCCCCATCATCGTGAGCCTCGTGCTGCTCGACCTGATCTGGACGTCCCAGCAGTTCGCCCTCATCTGGATGACGACCGGTGGCGGCCCGATCGATGTGACCGAGGTGCTCAGCACCTTCACCTACAAGCTGGCCTTCGCCAAGTACGACTTCTCACTCGCTGCCACGTCTGCCGTGCTGGTGCTGCTGATGTCGATGGTGCTCGCCGTGTTCTACGTCCGTCACCAGAAAGCGAGGGACTGA
- a CDS encoding ketose-bisphosphate aldolase, with the protein MLYTGKSILDVANENNFAIPAFNISDWAMFNGIIDISEELSAPVIVAIHPDEVSHITTDLIAAMHSRAHRATVPVAIHWDHGGTYEQMITAIKAGFTSVMIDASLLPFDENVALTRKVVEAAHAVGIQVEGELGTIGANDSYGESGAAEIIYTNPDDAVRFVQETGVDSLAIAIGTSHGLYPAEKNPELRHDLLEQIKAAVGIPLVLHGGSSNPDAELRRAVELGVNKINISSDIKVSYHNRMREILGTDERLREPNAIQPEPIAAMKVTAAEKIRLFGADGKADLY; encoded by the coding sequence GTGCTTTACACCGGCAAATCCATCCTCGACGTCGCGAACGAGAACAACTTCGCCATCCCGGCGTTCAACATCAGCGACTGGGCGATGTTCAACGGCATCATCGACATCAGCGAGGAGCTCTCCGCGCCGGTCATCGTCGCGATCCACCCTGACGAGGTCTCGCACATCACGACCGATCTGATCGCCGCGATGCACTCCCGGGCGCACCGTGCCACGGTGCCCGTCGCGATCCACTGGGACCACGGCGGCACCTACGAGCAGATGATCACGGCGATCAAGGCCGGGTTCACCTCGGTGATGATCGATGCCTCGCTGCTGCCGTTCGACGAGAACGTCGCGCTCACCCGCAAGGTCGTCGAGGCGGCGCACGCCGTGGGCATCCAGGTCGAGGGCGAGCTCGGAACGATCGGCGCGAACGACAGCTATGGCGAGTCCGGGGCGGCCGAGATCATCTACACGAACCCGGATGACGCCGTGCGCTTCGTGCAGGAGACCGGGGTCGACAGCCTGGCGATCGCGATCGGCACCTCGCACGGCCTGTACCCGGCCGAGAAGAACCCGGAGCTGCGCCATGACCTGCTCGAGCAGATCAAGGCGGCCGTCGGCATCCCGCTCGTCCTGCACGGCGGATCGTCGAACCCCGACGCCGAGCTGCGTCGTGCGGTCGAGCTCGGTGTGAACAAGATCAACATCTCCAGCGACATCAAGGTCTCCTACCACAACCGCATGCGCGAGATCCTCGGCACCGACGAGCGTCTGCGCGAGCCGAACGCGATCCAGCCGGAGCCGATCGCCGCCATGAAGGTCACCGCGGCTGAGAAGATCAGACTGTTCGGCGCAGACGGCAAGGCCGATCTGTACTGA